The genome window CACTGAGTGGGCCGTTCACTTGGTCGACCAGCGCGCCGATGTCGGGCACGTTCAACTGGAAATCGACATCGGCATTGGGGCCAGTCACCAGCCCATCGACAGTTGCCTGCGCGCCGTAAGGGCCGCTTGCGCTGGCATCAAGCACAACACCTGCATCCGTCTGACGCGCCGTGCCATTGGCCGCGAAAGACCCTGAGACACTTGGCACCAGTGGATTAACGTTCGGCACAGAGACGTCGAACTTCAGCGACACTTCTCCCGTCACCAGCCCCTCGACCATGGCACTGCTGCCATAAGGGCCATTTGCATCTACATCTACGGCAATCCCATCAGATGTTTGACGGACATTGCCCTTGGCCGATAGCGGACCGTTCACGCCGGGGGCAAGCGGGCTGACATCAGGCACGGAAAGATCGAAACTCAGCGCCATATCGGGGCCTGTTGCCAAACCTTCCACCGACACGCGACTGCCGTAGGGGCCATTCGCGATTGTGTCGACGACAAAGCCCTGATCGGTTTGCTCCACCGTGCCGCTGGCCTCTACCCCGCCGTTAACCTGCGGGACGAGGGGTTGAACATCTGGAAGCGCCAGATCAAAGGCCACATCAACACGGGGCGAAACCAGCCCTCTGACAGACGCCTGTGCATTCAGCGGGCCGCTGGCGTCCGTATTGATCTGCCAGCCTTGCGGCGTTTGGCGCAGATCGCCCTTGGCCGTGACCGGCCCGGTAATGTCCGCATCCGGCACAAAATCTTCGATTCGGGGGATATCAGCGGTAAAATCAATCTGCGCGTTATCGCCCGTGGCCAAGCCCGAAACGGTTAGCGCAGCGTCATAAGGGCCATCGGTAACAGCATCCACAACCCAACCGCGCGCCTCTTGCACCGCAGTTGCCTTGACCGAAACTGGACCTTCGTATTGTGGCAGTACCAGACCGATATCGGCCAATGCGAAATCGAGCGCGGCGCGGCTGTCTTCACTGCGCAGTTCGACATCGCCGGTCAACTCAAGCGCGTCATTTTTCAGATCAAGCTCGCGCAGGAAGGTCCCGGTTTCATTACGTTTTGCCACCATGCTTAGGCTGGTACGCCCCGCCAAAACCGCATCAGCCTGTTCAATACCGATTTGCAGGTCATCCGTACCACCTGCAATTGCCAGAACAAACATACCGCCCAAGGGGGTCACGGTCCCATTCAGCGCAAGTGCAGTGGCCCCTGAAATATCGCGGCCTGCAAGCGCGGAAAAGCGGCTGATATCCTTGGCTTCGAGCGTCATCTTCAACTGGGTCAACAGCCCGGCATCCACACCATCAATCGCCGCTTCACCGGTAAGACCGTAATCTTCGCCCGCAAGCGTCAGGCCGTTGATCTCAATCGGCTCTCCCTCGACAAAACGGATCTCGGCGCTGCCGGTGATCGCGTCACCAATGGCCGCTGAACTGGCCGGATCGGTCAGCGTCAGCCCCTCGGTGGCAAAGGTCACATCGCCAAGGAACTGCCCCAAGCTGCCCAGATCGCCCTCAAGGATCCCATCAAGGGCAAGTTTGGTTTCGGCAATTTGCACCGCGCCAGTGTCCAGCCCGGTAATGTCAAAGGCACTCTCAAACCGGTCCCCATCGGCGGCATCGTAGTCCACCCGCAAAGTCACAGCCTCAACCCGCGTGCCATCACCGGAAACAGGCAAGAGCGTCGAGGTGCCATCGGGGTTGGCAATACGGCCGGAAATGTCGATCAGTGTCGGCCATTTCTCTTGGTTCAGCGTGACCTTACCCTCAAGATCGACGGAATTCGCCGCAAGGGTGAAGCTGCTGACATCAACAGCACCATTGCTTTGCAACAGCGCATCCAGCGCCAGACGCACGTCTTCGCCAAAAAACTCACGATAGCGCGGGGCCAGCAGTGCGGTGATGTCACCGCCGATGTCGGCCTGAATGCGACGGTCCGGTCCGTCGCCCGTACGCTCAGAGCTTTGCGTGCCTAGCGTCACCTGCCCTGCCAGACGTTCTTCGCCATCGGTAGCGATTGTCACATCGGTGGCGAAATCATCCAATGGCCCTGCGCCTTTGACCGACATCTGAACGGACGGTTGGCCCGGCAGATTCAGCAGCTTGGAGGCGATGCCTTCGGGGTCTTCGGTAAGTTCCAACAGCAGATCAAGGACACTTTCCGTGCGGTCGAAATCAGCCTGAATGTTAAACTCACCCCGTGTGCCATCCGTGCGGCGGGCCTGAAAATCGACGATACCGACCTGATCGGTCAGGCGTGCATTGGCCTTGACAGACAACTGCGCCGCCTCGCCCAAGATCGGCTCAC of Sulfitobacter sp. DSM 110093 contains these proteins:
- a CDS encoding translocation/assembly module TamB domain-containing protein, with translation MRQFLKFLTASFVYLACLSPAFAQDDDKGFLTRTIQDALSGAGRTVSIDGFAGALSSAASFDRMTISDDDGIWLTLEDVVLDWNRSALLRGRLEVEQLTAGRLDVERLPVSDEVDLPDAEAKPFALPDLPVSIEIADFSVDEINLGEPILGEAAQLSVKANARLTDQVGIVDFQARRTDGTRGEFNIQADFDRTESVLDLLLELTEDPEGIASKLLNLPGQPSVQMSVKGAGPLDDFATDVTIATDGEERLAGQVTLGTQSSERTGDGPDRRIQADIGGDITALLAPRYREFFGEDVRLALDALLQSNGAVDVSSFTLAANSVDLEGKVTLNQEKWPTLIDISGRIANPDGTSTLLPVSGDGTRVEAVTLRVDYDAADGDRFESAFDITGLDTGAVQIAETKLALDGILEGDLGSLGQFLGDVTFATEGLTLTDPASSAAIGDAITGSAEIRFVEGEPIEINGLTLAGEDYGLTGEAAIDGVDAGLLTQLKMTLEAKDISRFSALAGRDISGATALALNGTVTPLGGMFVLAIAGGTDDLQIGIEQADAVLAGRTSLSMVAKRNETGTFLRELDLKNDALELTGDVELRSEDSRAALDFALADIGLVLPQYEGPVSVKATAVQEARGWVVDAVTDGPYDAALTVSGLATGDNAQIDFTADIPRIEDFVPDADITGPVTAKGDLRQTPQGWQINTDASGPLNAQASVRGLVSPRVDVAFDLALPDVQPLVPQVNGGVEASGTVEQTDQGFVVDTIANGPYGSRVSVEGLATGPDMALSFDLSVPDVSPLAPGVNGPLSAKGNVRQTSDGIAVDVDANGPYGSSAMVEGLVTGEVSLKFDVSVPNVNPLVPSVSGSFAANGTARQTDAGVVLDASASGPYGAQATVDGLVTGPNADVDFQLNVPDIGALVDQVNGPLSVAGSARREGEAWRIDTNANGPAGTQASVAGLVNADGSLNIDIAGNAPLGLSRPFLAPRNLQGQAQFDLQINGPAALSSVSGRISTNNATFTAPNLRVALQGIDADIQLGNNRAQLNVTGQAVDGGQLNVAGAVTLTPALPADINIAVRNLVYADPSLYSTTLNGDLRLAGPLSGGAQITGVINAGETNIQVPATGLTSIGDIPQITQVNAPADVLATRRKAGLDGADAGDDPTETSSGAGFGLNLQINAPNRIFVRGRGLDAELGGALNLSGTTNRIISAGRFELIRGRLDILGKRFLLDEGSVQFQGDFIPYIRFVTSTDTEAGEVRVIVSGPANEPEVTFESTPAAPQDEVLSQLLFGRNISEISAFQALQLASAVATLAGRGGDGIIGNLREGFGLDDLDVTTTDDGATALRLGKYLTDNVYTDVTAASDGTGEVSLNLDISESLTAKGTLGSDGDSSIGIFFERDY